The Coffea arabica cultivar ET-39 chromosome 2c, Coffea Arabica ET-39 HiFi, whole genome shotgun sequence genome includes the window ATGATAATTAGTAGTAGCAATTACCGAAAGAGAAATCCGAGGACAATATTATTGTTGgaggattttaatttttttggaagattttcttaaaattgcaccaaacaccagaaaatgaagggaaaattaGATATTTTCCAGGAAAGCATTTTCATTGAAAATGTTTTCTTAGGGAAAATATTCTACATTGAAACAAACACACCCTAAGAGTCTTTGCCTGATGCCGATAATTCATGTGACATCTCAACTCAACCAtactttttcttaaacattAGAACTTTTTGGCAGGGAAAATCTCGGATGGGAGTAATGGTGACGTAGCCGAAGACTTTTATCATCGATACAaggtatattattattttctgaaAAACGTATGAACATAATGTTGACTAATACTAGACAAGACGGAGAGTTGATTGATTAACTAGTGTTTGTTTGGATGGTAAGATATTTGCGATattttttactgtagcatttttatgatgtgatatatatgagataaaaaaattaaaaattaaaatgataatttaaacaaatatatttagAAAAATAATCAGCTGTCCAAACAAATCTAATGATGTGATACCGTGTGTGTGAATTATCTACATGCATGACTTGACTGGCTCTTCAAATTTTGTAAGGGTTATTCTAGCGGGCGGTACTTGTTAATATATTTAATATTCATCTAAcatctcatatatatatatatatactaataattTGCTATTTACATAatctatcatatatatatatatatatatacactaatAATCTAGCACTCATCTAactattatatatatactaataattattattctttcttgtatttatatatatttgttaTTTAATCTTACCTAACCTCACTTATATTtattactttttctaattaattttatatttttaaaaatataacacaTGAAATTTATCTTAACAAGTGTGTTATGGGCATCCATTAGACAAACtgatttttataatttataaacaAGTAAAATGCATATTAGATTTAAAGATTCTGAATTTAAATCCTCCCTTCTTCTCACGTGTTTCTTAAATTCCACATCTTCCTTGCTTAAAAATGTACATCAAGTTGAAAAGTTTTGGAGGGAGGGGGAAAGAAAATGACTAGCATGCAACAACAATTATTGTTGATTACTAAGACCGTTTGGACTGATTTCGTACACCTTCTCCAATAAAATGCAATCATCCAGTTGTGGCCTAGATTGGTTGTAGACCATGTGCCATGTCCCCTTCAGAGGTTACAATCGTTGCCCAGCCTTTTATATGGTACAATGTTTGGATTggtcttttttaaaaaattttttttttaatatgatattataataatacataaataaaaataattaaaaaatattctattcatataatatattaaatatttttaaaaatttttataataaaatttttttatatacattattaTAGTAAAATCTTTTAAAACACTTCAAAAACAGTTTATTCAAACGGAGTATATTTCAGGATAACACTGGGGCCAAAAGTAATCTAAGTCACCACTTGCATATAAGGACGGTCTACCATACAAATTTTGGATTCTTTGTTTTGAAGAAAACGAGCATTTTCAATCAGTCCAAAGAGTtcgttttcaaaaattttgaatcttGATGACAAAATGTTTTTTTATAATCATTTCTTTGATTCTAGAGAAAATCAGGTCtcataaaagaaaatattttctaagcaaaaatattttttatgagGAAAAAACACTGTCAAAAATAACTTGTGATTATATGAAATatatcttcaaaattttccaaatatgAACATTTGAtaagctatttttttttctattcatTTATGTAATTTacatgtaaatgaaatgcatctAATTAGCATAACTTTTAGTacccaaaaaatttttaaaaaaactttttgTACATAAGTTACGAGTTGTTTCCATATTATCTGATAGAGACTTGCCTCATATCAGATGTAACTAATTTATTATGGGATCGTCTATTTCTATACCAACAAGAACTAAAAAAATAAGGCTTCAATGCCTTTTTTATACGAAAGTAGATTTCAGGATCTTTTCATTTTAGCCGAAGCACACAAATGTGTCATAATCTGCCTAATTCTCTCAAGGAAACGAATAATAAACATCTACGTGAGGTTCCACCATTAGCGTTAGAAGGAAACACACGGGACACTGATAAGGAGAAGAGTACGACTGCAACTTGCAAGCAACTCGGCCTGGCTGGCCACCAATCTCGTCCGTTAAAACTTGATTTGAGTTCGATTAATTCTAAGTTGTTAGATTCATGAGAAAAAAGCTATTTTTCATATTGGTTTGAAAGACGAAGAAAAAACAGTTAATATGTAATTAAGGATCCGGGATTTAATAGTTTAAATTTTTGGGTTATAATTGGATTCCTAACTTACATATTAGCTTTTTTGGTGGGCTCTCTTGAGGTGTCTCTTCCTAAAAAGTGATATTAGAAATTCAGGTTGCAAAACTACTCATAAGCAAGTGGATTTTTCTCAAAGTTGAACTGATGAAAATTCTTTCTTGATGGTGGATCAAAATGTCAAGGAGTTTGGCTGGTGTTGGATCAAGTGTGTCATGGATTTGGCAGGGGGTCCGATTCCAGTCTTAAGAAAGAGCGGTTAATATATAAGTAAGGGTTCGAAAtctaataatttaattttttttttagatcaGAGTTGAATTCCTAACTTACATATTAGGTTCTTTGATGGACTCTCTCGAGATGTTGCTCCCTAATTTAAGTTCGGGTCAATTTAGCGGGACTATCGAGTTATGTCCAAGTATAAATATACTCAACTTATATTGGCTAGTTGAACTTGcttgattttatattttttttaattaatgttTTATTAGTATTGAAATTACATAAATGTCTCCcatagttttattatttattagagtaaaatatattttttttcctttttaaaagatATTACAGCTTTTATTTTGATCTCGACTAAATTTGAAACTAAGTTCAAATTCGAGCTTGAGTTTTACGTTAAAAACTCGATCAAGTTCAATTATCATAGACTTGATTAGACTTGACTAGACTTGATTTATCATAGATAAGACGACCCTGCTGATATGAGAGGGTCCTTTTTATGGCTAATTAGCTCTTAGATACGTATACCACATCAGAAGTTAGTAAAGGCATGCTTCATGCCTTATTTGAAAAGTTTCAGTCTCAAATAGTTGAACAATCTTTTAGTCTGCTTCtaagttttcttttttcccacTTCCTTTGCTGTTTTCTCCTTCACCTCTCTCTTGGCAACCGCTCAATAATGGCTCAACAATTCCCCGCCAcattaaagaagaagaaattgaaaatgaaaagaaagaggaaaagcaAAATAACACAgcagaaggaaaaaagaaaggtcttcaaaaagagaagaaaacatcatcatcattttcagtATTCACCAGTAACATGTACGCCGCCTGATTAACTCCCTTTTCTTTATGTGTTGGCAACAGGATGATGTCAAATTGATGAAGTTTATAGGACTGGATGCTTTCAGATTTTCCATCTCCTGGCCCAGAATATTGCCTCGTAAGACATACAACAAAAACTATTGCTCAAAGAATTTGTTCATTTTCTAactcattcaatcattcatactTTATCTTTTGACGCACCATAACAAAGTTCAATAGTCATATTCGATGTATAATTAAGCGGTTTGCCTAATGTGTGTTCAAAGTAGACTAGACGGAATAATAAGATCCTCCTCGAGTGTTAGTCTTTTGAGAAGTAATAAACTGTCTGAGTATCTATATACATGGGGACCATTGTATTTGTAATTTTAGATGGTAAATTAAGTGTAAGATAGACATATGCGAATAAAAACTATTGATCAAAATTAACATGGTTTTGTCTCACTCTTATTACTCGTCATTTTTGTAAATTCTTAGGTGGGAAGCTTAGCGGAGGTGTTAATAAGGAAGGCGTGGCTTTCTACAACAATCTCATCAACGAACTCATATCAAATGGTTCGTTTACTAAACCTTTCACTTCCGTGGAACAaacctttttttctttattgaactgcttattaacaatttttcctGATATCATACTTAGGTATAAAGCCCTTCGTGACAATCTTCCATTGGGACACTCCCCAAACACTTGAAGATGAGTACCATAGCTTTCTGAGCCCTCTTATTGTGTAAGTAAAACTTAATGGAAATTCGAACTCTTTTTTAGCTAATGGAGGTCGTAGCTAAATTAAAACCGTTTAATCTAAAAATTATTTGTGTCTATGAGTTTTTCCAATCCGATTCATAAAATTGCTCAAATTCTATCTTTTAACTCATGCCTGCTCCCTATTTTAGGATGGTCTCTTCTTATTTCCAATAGTAGGTCGAGGTTGGATTTGGACTTGACAATTTCTAATGGCTAATATGCAACGTATtaggatttcttttttttattattatttatttaaattccaATTAagctcatttctttttctttttcttttttctttttgctctttttcttcttcttgtcccAGCATTCACTAGCTTTTACCCAACTCAACCTCAGATAGCCAGATTTAGGTGCAACCGTAGACAACATTTGGCCGTCAAATTTAAGCGAACGACCTAGATTCCGGACCCTTATGGCAAATCAAGGGAGTTAATTGTATGATGCCATTGTACCTACAACCGCAACAGACCCAATCCCGGGCAGGCAATCTATCACCAGAGGGTGAAATAGCTTGTGgcagttttcttttgtttaactTTGAGGAAAGAGTTTTGTCATTAGATTCATGAAGAAAAATGACCATCCATATACTTCAAGAACATGACCTTCCTAACTTGATCCACATTTTCCAGAACACAAACAGGTCAataaggaagatgaatttgagCATGGCCTATATCAGCCACGTTGAATCTTCTAAACAAAATGGTTATGTTTGGCATAAGCCTATATGTCATGATCGCCAATAAGCACTTTGACTCTAAGTTCTAACTAATAATGGGAGCAAATAGGAATGGCAACGGGCGAGTTCTCCCAGCCCCCGCCCCGCTTTCCTTGTGGggttaataaaaatttgtcatGTAATTTAATTGTAgtcaaattttagcaaataattatatactaaaatatcaacacatcaccaagttattattcattgtaatttcacaattgaaatccataaaaacaatcaaacaaaaattatttgaatacaatccaatatgatgaaacaaatacaactaaagtagtcaaattttcacttttgaaataaatacaatcactaagtgattattgtattttttttgagaaaaaaagtgTTAGTGTTAAGCGTAATTAAGAAtctagtataaatgtattagtaaatttagtataactaattaataatttctattagtagacatatataattattagtataattgataatatcaattatattacatatactaatatacattatataatattataactaataatgatattattataagtttgtataattaaattaaatattatatatacatatataaatatatttttgtaatggGTGGAGTCCCCTTTTTTAACGggagaaaaaattcccccctaCCCCATTAGCCCCTAGTAGGCACCTATCCCAATTGCCATCCCTAGGAGCAATCTACTGAGATAGCATACTTTGCCTtcatccaaaaagaaaaaaataaaaaatttccatttTGCACTATTTGATAATTGCATCTATAACTATGACaatatgttatatatatatatatagacacacgcacatatatatatacatacatatatatatatatatatatggcaaATTAAAGAAACCCAATTTCAATCCTGTTTTCAGGGATGACTACTTAGATTTTGTAGAGCAGTGTTTCAAGGAATTTGGTGATCGAGTAAAGCATTGGATTACCATGAACGAGCCATATATTTTCGTTAATAGAGGTTATGATGAGGGAACTAAGGCTCCCGGTCGCTGCTCTGCTTGGCTAAACCACGATTGCCCAGCGGGAAATTCAGCAACTGAGCCTTATATAGTCGGACACCATATGCTTCTTTGTCATGCAGCAGCTGTAAAATTATACAGAGAAAAATACCAGGTCAGCAATGTCATTTCTTGTTCCCGTAGCTAATTAACTATCTAAAAATCATCCATACTAtttaatgctagaatttgtttgTTGGCTCGTTTGAACTAATGTTCATTTTGGCGCATTtgatttttgtttccaaaaGACTTCTCACATAAAAAGAGCATCTCTACGTTATAAGTTAAGACTCTTCGTTAACCATCAATGAACATAGCTAGGTTCTTTAATCTTCACCATGCATCGCCAATTTTGCATTTATCTCATGAACTCTAAAATCATATTAGGAAAGGTTATTTCTATACATGAGTAGATGTTAAATGTTGTAAGGAATCATAGAAACATGCATAGcggaaaattttaaattttttttattcctttagTAGATTGACCTTTGATTAAATCTTGTGACAAAGAgttattcaagaaattatcttaatccatgaaaattttcttgaacCGGTGGAAATTTGACACAGAGAAGCAAAGTGATCCACGTAGTCACACAAGTGTCCAACCTCTAACAGTGATCCACATGAACCTCCCTAGTTAGAACCCCTAGGTCGAATTAGTTTAAGTTAGATTAGTGCCATCTATTGCTAAGGTACCTCCCACAAATTGGTTGTAAAAATCCTAGTTAGTGTTGACATAATATGCGTATCAATTAGTCTTGTTAGCAAAAGTTTAGTGAATATTTATAGACAAATAAGTTGTCTATATCCTTATAAAAACTTGAAATCAGTTTTAAGAGGATTCAGATTCCTTATTCTAATACAACACTTATATTTGGAAGTCTTAAACCTATTTGCACTATGAATCCCTTAAGTTTAATTTGTCTCGTAAATTAAAATATAAGTTATAAAAATTTATCTATCAAGTCCCTACTTGAAATTTATTAAATCCAACTAAAGAAGTTCTTAATATGTGTGACTCATTGGGTTCTCATATACGTTAGCAATAAGTTTGAGTTATAATTCTTAATAAATAAGAATTAATTAGATGAATTAAAACTCCTTTTAATTTATCATTGATTCCATCAATCAATCAACTCATACTTATAAATCAAGATTTTTATCTAGCAATGCATCATGACCATCCAAGTAACGAGAAAAGTCAAGTGAATGATTTCACCTTTCAGTGAGCGTTCACTGTGTAATTAATAACCTTTTACCACACTTATCTCACATTAATCTTGGAATAAGTTGTACCTATTCCAACATGTGATTTATGTTCATTTTTGTACCAAAATATAACTCCGATAAAAAAGTACTTAGAAACATTTCCTAAGACTCTTCCATTTAGTACTTAGAATTCTGAGTTGTACTTCTACAAGTGACCAGATATGAGATAATTTCTCTTCCAAATAAGGTGGTAAATCCTTATAAGTTATTCACTATCTTTTCATACTTCAAGTATATACCTGTCTGCCACTAATGTGAGCATTCCCTGTTATGGAAGTAatcatataacaaacaaagTATAATCATCCATACTCAATATACCACGATAACCTTAAGTGTAaggatcacttacacaaatgtcacttagagattaaccATTTGACACTTGAAGGATATCTCTATACGGATCAATCTAGTGAATTTGATCACGTTATCAAGCACCCATATACTAATTTAGGTGTCTCACCATAGTAGATGAGATCTACTACTTCTCATATAGAAATATCATAATATATGATAATCTAACCTTATTAACAATGCCCTTTCTTATTAATACTTTGACTAgagatatttaaaaataaacCTTATCTATAATTGAATGAATCTCACTATCATAACTCTTATAATTTCATTGATTAGatttatttttggggttttttcatatttatataatatataagcaatcaataaaataaagatGTCATTTAACATAAACAATTCAAATGCATATTAAACCTTAAAAGTTGTTTGATTTTAGGGCATACACACTTTCAAATGCATATAATTTCATCGATTAGATTTATTTTAAGGGTTTTATCAtccatatataatatataagcGATCAATATAATAAAGATGTCATTTGTTGTAACATAAATAATTCAAATGCATATTAAACCTTAAAAGTTGTTTGATTTTAGGGCATATACACTTTCAAATGTGTAATTGAAACTTCAATTCGCAGGCAACTCAAAAAGGACAGATAGGGATTGCGTTGGTGTCTCACTGGATGGAACCGTACTCTAGAAGCAAGCTTGACATTCTTGCAAAACAAAGAGCTCTTGATTTTATGTATGGATGGTGAGTTTGGACAACAATTCTCTTTGCAAACATTGAATTCTTTCTGGTTCAACTGTGTCAATCGTCAACTTCAAGGAATAGGAATTGTATTCCTGTTCTAGATTTATTGTTtgctcttttccattttctatcTAGTAAGCAAAAAGTAGGACAAGTATTTATCTGAAATTTACATTGATTAAAAACTATAGTTGTAGACTAAAAACTATAGCTGTAAGACAAGACATCCAAATTAATGGTAATACTAATGATTCTGCAATTCAAAATTCAGGGCTCGCATTTTGTCAAGAAACAAtaaataatagttcttaaaatAAGTTAAATTAGAACATAAACTTTTGGTGCTTCATCTATCTTGTCTAAGCAATCTCATCTATAGATGCACGCTGACAATGTGTCATGGATTTGTGATGGTTTCGCAGGTTTATACATCCATTGATATATGGGGATTATCCTGCAAGCATGCATAAACTTGTTAAGAATCGTTTGCCCAAATTTACCCCGGAGCAATCTAAGATAATCAAGGGTTCTTTCGACTTTCTTGGACTGAATTATTATACAGCAAAATATGCAGTTCATATTGCCTCTCAGAATAATATCAACGTTAGCAGCTCTACAGATCCTCTAGTCAGCCTCACTTGTAAGTTCTATGACAGATAATCTCATATTTTTGCCACAAAAACCGTAGTTAATTCTTCCAATTTATGAATTATGCTATACAAATTCTTGATTATTTTCTTGGTTTCCAGCTGAAAGGAATGGAAAGTTCCTAGGTGATCCGGTATGTCTGGCCgataatttcttgatttttccaCATTCCCTGTTTTACATggaaaaatatttaatatttttctgAAAATTCATTGTAGACTGGAGTCAGTGCCTTCTATGCCTATCCAAAAGGACTTCGAGATCTTCTTGAATACACCAAGAAAAACTACAATAATCCACCAATTTATATCACGGAGAATGGTACATAAGACAATCTATTATTAATACCTTTGcttctcttttatctttttgttctCTCTTGATTGCTCTGATTATTTTCAGGGATTGGTGATGCAAATAATAGCACACGAATAAAAAGCATCAAGGATTTCCAACGAGTTGATTTCTACCATCGCCATCTTTTGGCTGTTCAAGAAGCCATTAAGTGAGTTTACTTGCTTTCTGTAGTTGTTTGCAATTATAAGTAtggaaaagtgaaggaaaattAGGTTTTCGTACCTTTCTGTGTGTTTAATTAGCAGAAAAGTTATAAAATTTACCCACACTTTTCCGCACTTTTGTACATTTTATCTCCTACAAAATCTGCaagattttaaaagaaaataataagttATACGTGCTATTCATAATAATCACCACCATCTAATTTCACTCAAAAATTTGCTTGTCAATCAAACATGTGTAAGAAAgtgaattttcttttctttacttgatTTCCTTCACCTCACTTTCTCACATAACTTTACATCTAATCAAACAAAACCCAAGCCAAAATTTTATTCCAAGCCATACTACCGTATTAGATGTCAACTAAATAGTACTCAACAAATTCtaattttagcaaaatttaaatccttttttttaaaaaaaaaataaaaagtagcCATTTTGTTGCCTACTGATGTTATAATGGTACTtttgtttatctttttctttgttttttgtaaCTTTATAAGGTGCTTATTTTGATAAGAAATCAAACGTATCTTGGCAGATTGGGAGTGAATGTTAAGGGTTTCTTTGCTTGGTCATTTATTGACAATTTCGAATGGGACTCCGGTTACACCGTGAGGTTCGGCATATGCTATGTGGATTACAAAGACGGACTGAAAAGATATCCCAAAAGCTCTGCTCTTTGGTTCAAGAAATTTCTCCGCAAGTAAAAACattttgctacgttgatatGCTGCCCTTATTGAGTGGATCCAATCGTAGTTTGGGCCTACTATTGCACGATTATCCTACTATTGGACTTACCAAATATTCTACATTTTATTTTGGGATAGTTTCATAAACCTTTCTTaaggtttctaataatttcaccTGACTCTCCTctaatttcaaaaattacaccaaTCTACTCGTATTTATTGTTTGGATAATAAAATCTTCAAGATAACACAAATTTTATATGAAAATCCTATATTACCTTCTtgttagagaacaaaaataCTCTCTTACATTCTTCTTTGTACCCCCAAAACCACTAACACTATCATCTTTTTGCCTCGACAAACACCACCAAGTCCATCACTATTAACAGAAGGGGGAATAAAAGTATAGAAAACTTTTGTTCCTACCACTAAAGCCACGTCACCACTGACAATTCCATCTATGTTATTACTATCATACTCCTAAGTATAGGtgataaacaaatttatttaactaaatttacctATAATCCCCATAAATAGATGAATAAGAATATCTTAAGTTTTTGCATATAGGTATAAATGGCTATTATTGAGTAACCCATCAAATCCAATTAActtatttaaaattattttttcccaAGTCTTTGCTCTTCTCCGAccctttttttcaaattcttcattttatcacaatgttaactacttttgtttcattattattattattatttgttggttttattttatcattgtATTTTCTCTTTGATTGTTAATTTGCTCATTTTTcaacattaccaatttatgacaagttttagcCTTTTTTCCtacctttccaaaatgaaaatttaaatttacataTGCAAAAAATgctaggggttcaaaatttttggattaaatttttatattaacttttatagtacttagttcaaatttttatattcttattattcaattattaaatagtatgtaattttgcgacatagagtacggatggaaaaaaatttgtaattaggcttattgagtgttataag containing:
- the LOC113727051 gene encoding beta-glucosidase 12-like, whose product is MAMQVTFLVALLLLPIHLLNARTVITSFNRSSFPDDFVFGASSAAYQYEGAAFEGGKGPSIWDTFTHKYPGKISDGSNGDVAEDFYHRYKDDVKLMKFIGLDAFRFSISWPRILPRGKLSGGVNKEGVAFYNNLINELISNGIKPFVTIFHWDTPQTLEDEYHSFLSPLIVDDYLDFVEQCFKEFGDRVKHWITMNEPYIFVNRGYDEGTKAPGRCSAWLNHDCPAGNSATEPYIVGHHMLLCHAAAVKLYREKYQATQKGQIGIALVSHWMEPYSRSKLDILAKQRALDFMYGWFIHPLIYGDYPASMHKLVKNRLPKFTPEQSKIIKGSFDFLGLNYYTAKYAVHIASQNNINVSSSTDPLVSLTSERNGKFLGDPTGVSAFYAYPKGLRDLLEYTKKNYNNPPIYITENGIGDANNSTRIKSIKDFQRVDFYHRHLLAVQEAIKLGVNVKGFFAWSFIDNFEWDSGYTVRFGICYVDYKDGLKRYPKSSALWFKKFLRK